TCCCTCAAAATACCGAACATTCGAAGACAAAAACCCTCAGATTCTCCCTCTTTGCCACACTTTAAAGCCGACCAAATAGTGGACGCGCCCCATTTATCTAAGTAATCTTCACTGCGCTGATCCTGATCAAAAAAAGTATTGCCGGTTCGACTTAAGATGCCGGCTCATAACGATTTCAAACCTATTGTATTTATAAAACCTAAGGAGCGGTTTCATGAAACAACCTGTACGCATTGCGGTGACCGGCGCAGCTGGCAACATCAGCTATTCTCTGCTGTTCAAGATTGCTGCCGGTGAAATGCTGGGTACAGATCAGCCAGTTATCCTGCAACTGGTTGAGATTCCACAGGCGATGGACAAGCTGCGCGGTGTCGCCATGGAGCTGGAAGACTGCTCATTCCCACTGGTTCACGGTATTACCCTGCACGACAATCCATTCGATGGGTTCAAGGGCATTCATTACGCCATGCTGGTTGGCGCCCGTCCTCGCTCCAAGGGCATGGAGCGTGCAGACCTTCTGGAAGCCAATGCTGCCATCTTCTCTGAACAGGGCAAGGCACTGAACGACGTAGCAAACCGCGATGTAAAAGCCCTGGTTATCGGTAACCCGGCCAACACCAACTGTCTGATCCTGTCCCGTAATGCTCCTGATCTGGATCCATCCCAGTTCTGTGCCATGACCCGTCTGGACCACAACCGTTCACTGGGCATCCTGGGCAACAAGCTGGGTGTAAACCCGTCTGACATCGACGGTGTAACCGTTTGGGGCAACCACTCCCCAACCATGTACCCGGATCTGCACAATGCAACCGCTCTGGGCGAGTCGGTTATCGATCAGATTGATGAAAGCTGGTACAAAACCGAATTCACTCCTCGCATCCAGAAGCGTGGCGCTGAAATCATTGAATGGCGTGGTCTGTCTTCTGCCGCATCTGCCGCACAGGCGGGTCTGGATCACATGCGTGACTGGGCACTG
Above is a window of Endozoicomonas montiporae CL-33 DNA encoding:
- a CDS encoding malate dehydrogenase, whose product is MKQPVRIAVTGAAGNISYSLLFKIAAGEMLGTDQPVILQLVEIPQAMDKLRGVAMELEDCSFPLVHGITLHDNPFDGFKGIHYAMLVGARPRSKGMERADLLEANAAIFSEQGKALNDVANRDVKALVIGNPANTNCLILSRNAPDLDPSQFCAMTRLDHNRSLGILGNKLGVNPSDIDGVTVWGNHSPTMYPDLHNATALGESVIDQIDESWYKTEFTPRIQKRGAEIIEWRGLSSAASAAQAGLDHMRDWALGSEGKIVSMGIISDGSYGVAKGIYYSFPCICEFGSYQIVKDLEVNEYGQSMMKKTEQELLEEKAAVDHLLPADTAESRENLRTSTDGQTQFDNGVDAASAYYKADRIC